In one Thermanaerovibrio velox DSM 12556 genomic region, the following are encoded:
- the glmM gene encoding phosphoglucosamine mutase, whose protein sequence is MSEKMAKRMYFGTDGVRDVANRGVMTPEMATRLGVAYVRFLKSRGVDAPKVIVCRDTRASGQMLELALGAGMMSMGATVVSGGVLPTPGVSFLLRNGTADGGAVVSASHNPAEYNGIKFFGPDGQKLSDEEEAAIEGFLEFEPHHRPAGLGMGVYSETLEFRDQYSQWLSSCYDGASPVKGIVVDCANGAIGPVVERVFASWEPRIIWAEPDGTNINRSCGVMHMESLAEAVVKSGAPLGVAFDGDADRTLLCDPKGRVIDGDLMLWVLARWLKLRGGLGSGVVATVMSNMALEENLGSEGIKLFRCPVGDRYVLETMVREGAMLGGEQSGHVIVKPWVESGDGLCTALLFIRACEELGESFDGLCDRFERYPQRLINFRVKDRDGVLNSHELAAAVRSAEEIIGRWGRVFVRPSGTEPLIRVLLEAKDPSRLESASAVFSEVMGKLIG, encoded by the coding sequence TTGTCCGAGAAGATGGCGAAGAGGATGTACTTTGGCACCGACGGGGTAAGGGATGTGGCTAACCGGGGTGTCATGACCCCTGAGATGGCTACGCGGCTTGGGGTCGCTTACGTCAGGTTTCTCAAAAGCCGAGGGGTTGATGCCCCAAAGGTGATAGTTTGCAGGGATACTAGGGCCTCGGGGCAGATGTTGGAGTTAGCCCTTGGGGCGGGGATGATGTCGATGGGAGCTACGGTTGTATCCGGGGGTGTGTTGCCCACCCCAGGGGTGAGCTTTTTGCTTCGGAATGGAACGGCTGACGGGGGTGCGGTGGTCAGTGCGTCGCACAATCCCGCGGAGTACAACGGCATAAAGTTCTTTGGCCCCGATGGGCAGAAGCTTTCCGATGAGGAGGAGGCTGCCATAGAGGGCTTTTTGGAGTTTGAGCCCCATCATCGCCCAGCGGGGCTTGGGATGGGGGTTTATAGTGAGACCTTGGAGTTCAGGGATCAATACTCCCAGTGGCTTTCATCCTGCTACGACGGGGCGAGCCCCGTTAAGGGTATCGTTGTTGATTGTGCTAATGGTGCGATAGGGCCGGTTGTGGAAAGGGTGTTTGCCTCCTGGGAGCCCCGGATTATCTGGGCTGAACCGGATGGTACCAACATAAACCGCTCATGTGGGGTAATGCACATGGAGAGCCTGGCTGAGGCGGTGGTCAAGAGCGGGGCCCCCTTGGGAGTGGCGTTTGACGGGGATGCGGATCGCACCCTGCTTTGTGATCCTAAGGGCAGGGTGATAGACGGGGATCTGATGCTTTGGGTGCTAGCCAGGTGGTTGAAGTTAAGGGGTGGGCTTGGCAGCGGCGTGGTGGCCACGGTGATGAGCAACATGGCCCTGGAGGAGAATCTAGGCTCCGAGGGTATAAAGCTGTTCCGTTGTCCCGTGGGAGACAGATATGTATTGGAGACCATGGTGCGGGAGGGGGCCATGTTGGGGGGGGAACAGTCGGGGCATGTGATTGTGAAACCCTGGGTTGAGAGTGGTGATGGTCTGTGCACCGCGCTGCTGTTCATTAGGGCCTGCGAGGAGTTGGGGGAGAGCTTTGATGGTTTGTGCGATCGTTTTGAGCGGTATCCCCAGAGGTTGATAAATTTTAGGGTTAAGGACAGGGATGGGGTGTTGAATTCCCATGAGCTTGCCGCTGCGGTGAGGTCCGCCGAGGAGATCATAGGCCGATGGGGAAGGGTGTTTGTGAGGCCCTCCGGCACGGAGCCCCTGATAAGGGTGCTCCTCGAGGCGAAGGATCCCAGCCGATTGGAATCCGCGAGCGCCGTGTTCTCCGAGGTTATGGGCAAGCTTATTGGCTAG
- the galU gene encoding UTP--glucose-1-phosphate uridylyltransferase GalU, protein MSDSSVLRHCLFPVAGLGTRFLPATKETPKEMLPLIDKPLIHYGVEEACGAGCRDIVFVTGRGKRSIEDYFDRSPDLEALLESRGKADLADLVRGISEMARFSYVRQSEPLGLGHAVLCGRTCCNGDYFGVILPDDVIVSDEPVLAQLDRVRRAFGGSVLALEEVSKEDTARYGIVDAEDLGDGVFRIRDMVEKPNPEDAPSRLAIMGRYVLSSSVFDHLERVAPGSGGEIQLTDGLKSLLRDEPVYGYLYRGERLDCGTKEGWLRATVTMAVRDERLRDIVVEVLEKEGVI, encoded by the coding sequence TTGAGCGATTCTAGCGTGCTTCGCCACTGTCTTTTCCCCGTAGCTGGTCTTGGTACTCGTTTCCTGCCCGCCACTAAGGAGACGCCGAAGGAGATGCTGCCGCTTATAGACAAGCCGCTCATTCACTACGGGGTTGAGGAGGCGTGTGGGGCCGGTTGTAGGGACATAGTGTTCGTGACCGGTAGGGGGAAGAGGTCCATAGAGGATTACTTCGATAGATCCCCTGACTTGGAGGCCCTGTTGGAGTCCCGGGGTAAGGCTGATCTTGCGGACTTGGTTAGGGGTATAAGCGAGATGGCCCGATTTTCTTACGTGCGGCAGTCGGAGCCCCTTGGCCTTGGTCATGCGGTCCTCTGCGGCAGGACCTGTTGTAACGGTGATTACTTTGGGGTGATCCTTCCCGATGACGTTATAGTCTCGGATGAACCGGTTCTAGCACAGCTGGATAGGGTGCGTAGGGCCTTCGGTGGCTCTGTGCTTGCCTTGGAGGAGGTATCTAAGGAGGATACCGCGCGGTATGGTATAGTGGATGCCGAGGACCTGGGGGATGGGGTGTTCCGTATAAGGGACATGGTGGAGAAACCGAATCCAGAGGATGCGCCGAGTCGGCTTGCCATAATGGGACGTTACGTCCTTTCCAGCTCGGTCTTCGACCACCTTGAGAGGGTTGCGCCGGGGTCTGGAGGGGAGATACAGCTGACCGATGGTCTGAAATCCCTTTTGAGGGATGAGCCGGTGTACGGCTATCTTTACAGGGGTGAGAGATTGGATTGCGGGACCAAGGAGGGATGGCTTAGGGCTACCGTGACCATGGCGGTTCGTGATGAGCGGTTGCGGGACATAGTGGTGGAGGTCCTTGAGAAGGAGGGGGTGATTTAG
- a CDS encoding CdaR family protein encodes MTRRGRVKQWIYSRLSLQLLSFLIAVVIWFFVSWDHSTKGYRPVTLPLEVVGASRDLSVEVKESSVEAKFFGDIGLLSDMDPSSLSVRVDVTGLPPGTYKLVPRIELPKGVESVTFKPQYVTVVLHRRSVRDVPVRVDFGKDFPREAKVSGVTVTPRYVSVQGTEEQVRGVDHARVQVTYQAFSEGRRVFPVELVFRKDYSLGRDLDFNPKEVTLDMPISSDKIIGRVPLRASVEGMPGWGFVVDSVNVIPEAVMVQGTPEAIEQLKVIDLPPVNVEGAQQDFSAWVPVRSPVDGVVVLGGGLAQVHVKLSHRSSKRVIRGVPVKLRGVDVDKGWVLSPAEVDVTVEISSKEGIPSEAPPSELVEAYVDVSNVVTSRITLPVLVKPKRESVVVISVDPPRVQLQEKR; translated from the coding sequence ATGACTAGGCGGGGAAGGGTTAAGCAATGGATATATTCCAGACTTTCCCTACAGCTCCTCTCCTTCCTCATAGCGGTGGTGATTTGGTTCTTCGTATCATGGGATCACAGTACGAAGGGCTACAGGCCTGTGACCCTTCCTTTGGAGGTGGTGGGAGCTTCGAGGGACCTCTCGGTGGAGGTTAAGGAGAGCTCGGTGGAGGCAAAGTTCTTTGGGGACATAGGTTTGCTATCTGACATGGATCCCTCATCCTTGAGTGTGAGGGTTGATGTAACCGGTCTTCCCCCGGGCACTTACAAGCTGGTGCCCCGCATTGAGCTGCCAAAGGGGGTTGAGTCTGTGACTTTCAAGCCCCAGTATGTGACGGTAGTGCTGCACAGGAGGTCTGTGAGGGATGTGCCGGTTAGAGTTGACTTTGGCAAGGACTTTCCGCGGGAAGCGAAGGTGTCTGGTGTAACGGTGACGCCTAGGTATGTATCGGTTCAGGGGACTGAGGAGCAGGTCCGGGGAGTGGATCATGCAAGGGTACAGGTTACTTATCAGGCCTTTTCAGAGGGGCGTAGGGTTTTCCCGGTGGAGTTGGTCTTTAGGAAGGATTACTCCTTGGGCAGGGATTTGGATTTTAATCCCAAAGAGGTGACTTTGGACATGCCCATCTCCTCTGATAAAATTATTGGCCGTGTGCCCCTTAGGGCCTCGGTGGAGGGTATGCCGGGTTGGGGTTTTGTGGTGGACTCGGTTAACGTGATCCCTGAGGCCGTGATGGTTCAGGGTACCCCCGAGGCCATAGAGCAGTTGAAGGTAATAGACCTTCCTCCGGTTAACGTTGAGGGAGCCCAGCAGGATTTTTCAGCCTGGGTGCCGGTGAGATCTCCCGTGGACGGTGTTGTAGTTCTAGGTGGTGGGCTGGCCCAGGTGCATGTTAAGCTTTCCCATCGTTCGTCTAAGAGGGTCATCAGGGGTGTGCCCGTGAAGTTAAGGGGGGTCGATGTGGATAAGGGTTGGGTGTTATCCCCCGCGGAAGTTGACGTTACCGTGGAGATTTCTTCGAAGGAAGGCATTCCATCTGAGGCACCTCCGTCGGAATTGGTGGAGGCCTATGTGGATGTAAGCAACGTGGTGACCAGCAGGATAACCCTTCCGGTGCTGGTGAAACCCAAGAGGGAATCTGTGGTTGTGATTTCGGTGGATCCACCGAGGGTGCAGCTGCAGGAGAAGAGATGA
- the cdaA gene encoding diadenylate cyclase CdaA, which produces MFWPSLRWQDLLDIFIIAFVVYKLLLLVVGTRAVQLLRGLMVLGITAALANLLELKALTWVLSRFFQALLIVIPVLFQPELRRVLEELGRGHLWRIQKGKEKLETLADEVLRALLYLQSKRIGALLVLQRQTGLKEVWRSAVPIKAQPSQELLVSLFWPGNPLHDGAVILDRNSVIAASCYLPLTEKSDLSRWYGTRHRAALGVTEISDALALVVSEERGEISLAVNGRISNPLNEEQLRKLLLHYFRGKDGYRSFWDRFRDSLIEEDSVIDYDD; this is translated from the coding sequence GTGTTCTGGCCCAGCCTTAGGTGGCAGGACTTACTGGACATATTCATAATCGCGTTTGTGGTTTACAAGCTCCTGCTTTTGGTGGTTGGTACCCGGGCGGTTCAGCTCTTGAGGGGGCTTATGGTGCTTGGCATAACTGCGGCATTAGCCAACCTGTTAGAGCTCAAGGCTCTTACCTGGGTGCTATCTAGGTTTTTCCAGGCGTTGCTCATAGTCATACCGGTGCTTTTTCAGCCGGAGCTTAGGCGGGTTTTGGAGGAGCTTGGCAGGGGGCATCTTTGGAGGATCCAGAAGGGGAAGGAGAAGCTGGAAACCTTGGCGGATGAGGTTTTAAGGGCGCTTTTGTACCTTCAGAGCAAGAGGATCGGGGCGCTTTTAGTCCTTCAACGTCAGACCGGGCTGAAGGAGGTGTGGAGGTCTGCGGTTCCCATAAAGGCGCAGCCCTCTCAGGAGCTTTTGGTATCCCTGTTTTGGCCTGGGAACCCGCTTCACGATGGGGCGGTTATATTAGACAGGAACAGCGTGATAGCCGCATCTTGCTATCTCCCCCTGACCGAGAAGAGCGATCTCTCCCGTTGGTACGGTACGAGGCACAGGGCAGCCCTGGGGGTTACGGAGATATCTGATGCGTTGGCGTTGGTCGTGTCTGAGGAGAGGGGAGAGATTTCCCTGGCGGTTAACGGTAGGATATCGAACCCCCTCAACGAGGAGCAGCTTCGCAAGCTGCTGTTGCACTACTTTAGAGGGAAAGATGGATACCGTTCATTTTGGGATCGTTTCCGGGACAGCCTGATCGAGGAGGATTCGGTGATCGATTATGATGACTAG